The Kineothrix sp. MB12-C1 genome includes a window with the following:
- a CDS encoding Gfo/Idh/MocA family protein, protein MDKVRMGIIGIGNMGTVHIKNILDGKVPEMEVTAAADRADSRRSWAKENLPESVVIFEEGKDLIASGVCDGVLIAVPHYQHPELSIDAMNHGLHVMCEKPAGVYTKQVREMNEVALRSNIVFGMMFNQRTNCIYRKMHELVTGGELGTIKRVNWIVTDWYRTQSYYDSGSWRATWEGEGGGVLLNQCPHNLDLLQWICGMPSKIQASCHNGKWHDIEVEDDVTAYLEYANGATGVFITCTADAPGTNRLEITLEMGKLVCEDNKIVLYQLSENERIFCKTAKGGFDVPKCKVIEIITDGENEQHIGVLKSFAGKILRGTPLVAEGTEGINGLMLSNAMHLSGWLGQAVELPFDENLFLEELGKRRKESKKKEGTGTVFDTEGSY, encoded by the coding sequence ATGGATAAAGTGAGAATGGGAATTATAGGAATCGGGAATATGGGAACCGTGCATATAAAGAACATCTTAGATGGCAAAGTTCCCGAAATGGAAGTGACAGCGGCGGCAGACCGCGCGGATAGCAGGCGGAGTTGGGCAAAAGAAAACTTACCCGAATCTGTGGTAATTTTTGAAGAAGGAAAAGATTTGATAGCCTCAGGGGTATGTGATGGAGTTCTAATCGCGGTACCGCACTATCAGCATCCTGAGCTATCAATAGATGCCATGAATCATGGTCTGCACGTAATGTGCGAGAAACCGGCAGGTGTTTATACTAAGCAGGTTCGAGAGATGAATGAAGTCGCCTTGAGAAGTAATATTGTTTTCGGGATGATGTTCAATCAGAGAACCAACTGTATTTATCGGAAGATGCATGAACTTGTGACGGGCGGAGAGCTTGGTACTATCAAGCGAGTTAATTGGATTGTTACGGATTGGTACCGCACGCAGTCTTATTATGATTCGGGAAGCTGGCGGGCGACATGGGAAGGAGAAGGCGGCGGAGTATTGTTAAATCAGTGCCCTCATAATTTGGACTTACTTCAGTGGATATGCGGAATGCCGAGTAAGATACAGGCGTCTTGTCATAACGGCAAGTGGCATGATATTGAAGTGGAAGACGATGTGACCGCTTATTTGGAATATGCCAACGGAGCTACAGGAGTGTTCATTACCTGTACCGCGGATGCCCCCGGAACAAACCGGCTTGAGATTACTTTGGAAATGGGGAAGCTGGTCTGTGAAGATAACAAGATTGTACTTTACCAATTATCGGAGAATGAGCGAATCTTCTGCAAGACGGCAAAGGGAGGCTTCGATGTTCCGAAATGTAAGGTAATAGAAATAATAACAGATGGGGAAAATGAACAGCATATAGGGGTATTGAAGTCTTTTGCCGGAAAGATTCTTCGAGGAACACCTTTAGTCGCAGAAGGGACGGAAGGAATTAACGGACTGATGTTGTCGAATGCGATGCATTTGTCAGGTTGGCTGGGACAGGCGGTGGAACTGCCGTTCGATGAAAATTTATTTTTGGAAGAGCTTGGCAAACGGCGTAAGGAATCTAAGAAAAAGGAAGGAACCGGAACAGTATTTGACACAGAAGGAAGTTATTAA
- a CDS encoding Gfo/Idh/MocA family protein, with protein MVRVGIIGCGNMGAVHARVLNKIEQTELCVFADVYMKRAEEYSGRFSEGQAKVFHSLENMLEAEDLDVLHICTPHYCHVPMAIEALGKGLHVFMEKPPAISREQFEKLFAASRQSTGRLGICFQNRYNETTRKVNELLAKGVLGRIKGGRAFVTWHRDEAYYRESPWRGKLREAGGGVLMNQSVHTLDLLLSWLGRPIRTEATMINHHLKEGIEVEDTLEAYMVFTEGEEPVRASFYATTAYAADAPVFVELICENGFIRLDGNTVQYRTKEQEGLVVWNAGQPDYPGKAYWGGGHEACIRDFYRCLESGKTYGNELTSVQNTFYTMMDIYDSARSGRR; from the coding sequence ATGGTTAGGGTTGGGATAATCGGGTGCGGGAATATGGGAGCAGTTCATGCTAGGGTATTGAATAAAATAGAGCAGACGGAACTATGCGTTTTTGCGGATGTTTATATGAAAAGAGCGGAAGAATATTCCGGCCGTTTCAGCGAGGGCCAGGCAAAGGTATTCCACAGTCTTGAGAATATGTTGGAGGCAGAAGACCTTGATGTGCTACATATCTGTACTCCGCATTATTGCCATGTTCCTATGGCAATAGAGGCTTTGGGCAAAGGACTTCATGTTTTTATGGAAAAACCGCCGGCAATAAGCAGAGAGCAGTTTGAGAAGCTGTTTGCAGCTTCGAGGCAAAGTACGGGAAGGCTCGGCATTTGTTTTCAAAATCGATATAACGAAACGACCAGAAAGGTAAATGAACTTTTGGCAAAGGGGGTTCTTGGAAGAATAAAAGGAGGAAGAGCTTTTGTGACATGGCATAGAGATGAAGCTTATTATAGAGAAAGCCCATGGAGAGGAAAGCTCAGGGAAGCGGGAGGGGGAGTACTGATGAATCAATCCGTTCATACACTGGATCTACTCCTTTCTTGGCTTGGAAGGCCGATAAGAACGGAAGCGACAATGATCAATCACCATCTGAAAGAAGGAATAGAAGTGGAGGATACGTTGGAGGCTTATATGGTTTTTACAGAGGGTGAAGAACCTGTAAGAGCCAGCTTCTATGCTACTACGGCATACGCTGCAGATGCGCCGGTTTTTGTGGAACTTATTTGTGAGAATGGATTTATCCGGCTGGATGGAAATACTGTTCAGTACCGGACAAAGGAACAGGAAGGACTTGTAGTATGGAATGCCGGACAACCGGACTATCCGGGAAAGGCTTATTGGGGAGGCGGGCATGAAGCTTGCATCAGAGACTTTTATCGTTGCTTGGAATCGGGAAAGACTTACGGCAATGAGCTGACTTCTGTTCAGAATACGTTCTATACGATGATGGATATTTATGATTCGGCACGAAGTGGGAGGAGATAG
- a CDS encoding AraC family transcriptional regulator, with protein sequence MRKENSYHYDKFSVPFSCNFTTSYKAGNVDFHMHNSHEIYLLMDGHIQYFVEDICYDMEPGSLILFSDREIHKAVNTAEAEFTRLVIHVNSSFVRPYCTPDTNLLNCFHREPGIGNLILLSNEEYTSLVSMAQTLCNAMKNRRSFGSDLTATTTLLQILIFVNSIWNKTSFSEASPKPHKAQAIMSYIDKNLTKPMTLDSISQDLSLDKYYISHLFKYETESSIFQYIVVKRVALAKELLLRGHTVAEACHLSGFHDYSNFIRTFRKTTGYTPGQFKHMN encoded by the coding sequence ATGAGAAAAGAAAATTCCTATCATTATGATAAATTTTCCGTTCCTTTTAGCTGTAATTTTACTACTAGCTATAAGGCCGGAAATGTAGATTTCCATATGCACAACAGCCATGAAATCTATTTATTGATGGACGGCCATATCCAATATTTTGTAGAGGATATCTGCTATGATATGGAACCCGGAAGCTTAATCTTGTTCTCCGACCGTGAAATTCATAAAGCGGTCAATACCGCGGAGGCAGAGTTCACACGCCTTGTTATCCATGTCAACTCCTCTTTTGTCCGCCCTTACTGCACTCCTGATACCAACCTTTTAAATTGTTTTCACAGAGAGCCTGGTATAGGCAATCTGATTTTGCTTTCAAATGAGGAATATACGAGTCTTGTCTCGATGGCTCAAACGCTTTGCAATGCAATGAAAAATCGCCGCTCTTTCGGCAGCGATTTGACGGCAACAACTACATTACTCCAGATTCTTATTTTTGTTAACAGCATTTGGAACAAAACAAGTTTTTCCGAGGCATCTCCCAAACCTCACAAAGCACAGGCAATCATGAGTTATATCGATAAGAACTTAACAAAACCTATGACTCTCGATTCTATTTCACAAGATCTTTCTCTCGATAAATATTATATCAGTCATTTATTCAAATATGAAACCGAAAGCAGTATATTCCAGTATATTGTAGTAAAGAGGGTTGCCTTGGCGAAAGAACTTCTTTTAAGAGGGCATACCGTCGCCGAAGCCTGCCATTTATCCGGGTTTCACGATTATTCCAATTTCATCCGTACCTTCCGTAAGACTACCGGTTACACCCCCGGACAATTTAAGCATATGAATTAA
- a CDS encoding Crp/Fnr family transcriptional regulator, whose protein sequence is MLEPREIQLLTEQIGFWNRLTDKQKDTFISHTTIACYRKDSSIHTANLDCVRLLLPKRGSLRVYILSEEGKEITLYCILPGNVCILSDAMWAMQSILFMSSDKSLAIFLLDETDKTGSPLLKIAHEEIAKYTGSAREVVSRMLKYFSLLFFSFLANSIRCTGYEISLSFSVFSKNLMSTESRKPILLRSSINFLK, encoded by the coding sequence ATGCTCGAACCAAGAGAAATACAACTATTGACAGAGCAAATCGGATTCTGGAATCGTCTCACCGATAAGCAAAAGGATACCTTCATCAGCCACACCACTATAGCCTGTTATCGAAAAGACAGTTCCATCCATACCGCCAATCTTGACTGTGTCAGACTATTACTTCCGAAGCGCGGTTCTCTTCGGGTATACATCCTGTCGGAAGAAGGCAAAGAAATCACTCTTTATTGTATTCTTCCCGGTAATGTCTGCATTCTTTCCGACGCGATGTGGGCGATGCAGTCAATACTATTTATGAGTTCCGATAAAAGCCTGGCAATTTTTCTGTTAGACGAAACAGATAAGACGGGCTCTCCCCTCCTTAAGATAGCACACGAGGAAATCGCTAAATATACAGGAAGTGCAAGAGAAGTGGTTAGCCGGATGTTAAAATATTTTTCATTACTTTTCTTTAGTTTTTTAGCAAATTCAATTAGATGCACAGGGTATGAAATATCTCTATCCTTCTCCGTCTTTTCTAAAAATCTTATGTCTACAGAATCAAGAAAGCCCATTCTTTTACGCTCATCAATCAATTTTTTAAAATAG
- a CDS encoding AAA family ATPase — translation MRSDKEFFNFKLKENQEIEITTIVFKHGNSLSDFDFNEKSNGTHRLFDLTDMLIEADNNETVYAIDELERSLHPELTYQFITLFKKVNNSKNVQLIFITHEPSIMDQ, via the coding sequence ATGCGTTCGGATAAGGAATTCTTTAATTTCAAATTAAAAGAAAACCAAGAAATAGAAATCACAACAATTGTATTCAAACATGGAAATTCCCTATCAGATTTTGATTTTAATGAAAAATCAAATGGAACACATAGATTATTTGATTTAACGGATATGCTGATCGAGGCAGATAATAATGAAACTGTCTATGCTATAGATGAATTAGAGAGAAGCCTACATCCTGAATTAACATATCAGTTTATTACTTTGTTCAAAAAAGTAAATAATAGTAAAAATGTTCAATTAATATTTATAACTCATGAACCTTCAATTATGGATCAGTAG
- a CDS encoding AAA family ATPase, whose product MLVKITVENFKSFNNQAELTMISSSKIRKNNQHKTTIKKINLLKSAVIYDANESGKSNLIEILRFMKFCVTKQIPLGAKQMYGRNRIENIDKEAVFEVQITKNNKFYVYGFSVILNKKIIISEWHMNCFLVVMRKCFLKEKKASFQKKYTQIFLKK is encoded by the coding sequence ATGCTTGTAAAGATAACTGTTGAAAATTTCAAATCATTTAATAATCAGGCAGAACTAACAATGATTTCTTCATCTAAAATAAGGAAAAATAATCAACATAAAACTACAATAAAAAAAATAAATCTATTAAAATCTGCTGTCATTTATGATGCAAACGAATCTGGTAAATCTAATTTAATAGAAATACTCAGATTTATGAAATTTTGTGTTACAAAGCAGATTCCTTTGGGAGCAAAGCAAATGTACGGTAGGAATAGAATAGAGAATATTGATAAAGAAGCTGTTTTTGAAGTACAGATTACTAAAAATAATAAATTTTATGTCTATGGCTTTTCTGTAATTTTAAACAAAAAGATAATTATTAGTGAATGGCATATGAATTGCTTCCTGGTGGTAATGCGAAAATGCTTTTTGAAAGAGAAGAAGGCAAGCTTCCAAAAGAAATATACACAGATATTCTTGAAGAAATAA